The Thermobispora bispora DSM 43833 genome window below encodes:
- a CDS encoding HAD family hydrolase codes for MIRAVVFDVGETLIDETRIWSRWADRLGVTRFTLMGVLGAMAAADKGYEEAFELIRPGFDLEAELEAWRRDDPGGLRENFDAADLYPDVRPGLAALRAAGHRLIIAGNQPAQAYDALAAMDLPVDSIHTSEGWGVEKPDPEFFAKVAAAAGCDRAEILYVGDRLDRDVLPAKECGLRAALLRRGPWGHLHAARPEAAAADLVADSLLELARRVPELA; via the coding sequence GTGATCCGGGCGGTCGTCTTCGATGTGGGGGAGACGCTGATCGACGAGACCCGCATCTGGTCGCGCTGGGCCGACCGGCTCGGCGTCACCCGGTTCACTCTCATGGGGGTGCTCGGCGCGATGGCCGCCGCGGACAAGGGGTACGAGGAGGCGTTCGAGCTGATCCGGCCCGGTTTCGATCTCGAGGCGGAGCTCGAGGCGTGGCGGCGGGACGACCCGGGCGGCCTGCGGGAGAACTTCGACGCCGCGGATCTCTACCCCGACGTACGGCCCGGCCTCGCCGCGCTCCGCGCCGCCGGCCACCGGCTGATCATCGCGGGCAATCAGCCCGCCCAGGCCTACGACGCCCTCGCCGCGATGGACCTCCCGGTGGACTCGATCCACACCTCGGAGGGGTGGGGGGTGGAGAAGCCGGACCCGGAGTTCTTCGCGAAGGTCGCCGCGGCCGCGGGCTGCGATCGCGCGGAGATCCTCTACGTGGGCGACCGGCTCGACCGGGACGTGCTGCCCGCGAAGGAGTGCGGGCTGCGCGCCGCCCTGCTCCGCCGCGGGCCGTGGGGCCACCTCCACGCGGCCCGGCCGGAGGCCGCCGCGGCCGACCTGGTCGCCGACTCCCTGCTCGAGCTGGCGCGCCGGGTCCCGGAGCTCGCCTGA
- a CDS encoding tyrosine-protein phosphatase, which produces MDDRWIPLEGAVNVRDLGGLPTEDGGTTRFGRILRADNLQGLTERDVDLLVNALNLRRVVDLRSEVEVRLEGPGPLTRVPGIGIHHLSLLTEVGDFTDVEARTIDDRVLPWQRERSEEDIAELRVTGYYYGYLRDRPDSIVAALRTLAVDDGLAVVHCAAGKDRTGVVVAMALAVAGATREAIIADYVATGERLERILARLRASETYRADLDGKPASSHLPRAEYMARFFATLDERFGGPLGWLKAHGWTDTDTEMLRARLRG; this is translated from the coding sequence ATGGATGATCGCTGGATTCCCCTGGAGGGCGCGGTCAACGTCCGGGACCTGGGCGGGCTCCCCACGGAGGACGGGGGCACCACCCGCTTCGGACGGATCCTCCGCGCCGACAACCTGCAAGGGCTGACCGAACGGGACGTCGACCTGCTGGTCAACGCCTTGAACCTGCGGCGGGTCGTCGACCTGCGGTCCGAGGTCGAGGTGCGGCTGGAGGGGCCCGGCCCGCTCACCCGCGTGCCCGGGATCGGCATCCACCACCTGAGCCTGCTCACCGAGGTGGGGGACTTCACCGACGTGGAGGCCCGCACGATCGACGACCGCGTGCTTCCCTGGCAGCGGGAGCGCTCGGAGGAGGACATCGCCGAGCTGAGGGTGACCGGCTACTACTACGGCTACCTGCGCGATCGCCCGGATTCGATCGTGGCGGCCCTGCGCACGCTCGCCGTGGACGACGGGCTCGCCGTGGTCCACTGCGCGGCGGGGAAGGACCGGACCGGGGTGGTCGTGGCGATGGCGCTCGCGGTCGCCGGGGCCACCCGCGAGGCGATCATCGCCGACTACGTGGCGACCGGCGAGCGGCTGGAGCGCATCCTGGCCCGGCTACGCGCGAGCGAGACCTACCGGGCCGACCTGGACGGCAAGCCCGCCAGCAGCCACCTGCCCCGCGCCGAGTACATGGCGCGGTTCTTCGCCACGCTCGACGAGCGGTTCGGCGGTCCGCTCGGATGGCTCAAGGCGCACGGCTGGACGGACACCGACACCGAGATGCTCCGGGCCCGCCTGCGCGGCTGA
- a CDS encoding proteasome assembly chaperone family protein, with protein sequence MFDPTDLYRLDRDIPELTDPVLLYHFDGFVDAGGAGRLALGHLLATLEHRVIATFDVDRLIDYRSRRPLMIFDTDRWVDYDTPELAIHLTQDLTGTPFLIMTGPEPDREWELFTEALGMIVTQLKVAKLVTVHGIPMGVPHTRPLGYTAHQSRPGLVAAQPSPFGKVRVPAGLAALIEFRLGAKGHDTFGFAIHVPHYLAQAEYPAAAVTALEAITRNTGLVFPMDGLREAAAKTTAEIEEQISASVELSTAIRGLEQQFDAFHAGAARQDQQPENIHVPTGDELAAQFEAFLAEQEDRDR encoded by the coding sequence GTGTTCGACCCCACGGATCTCTACCGGCTCGACAGGGACATTCCCGAACTGACCGATCCGGTGCTCCTCTACCACTTCGACGGTTTCGTGGACGCCGGCGGCGCCGGTCGGCTCGCCCTCGGCCACCTCCTGGCGACGCTGGAGCACCGGGTGATCGCCACCTTTGACGTGGACCGGCTCATCGACTACCGGTCCCGCCGGCCGTTGATGATCTTTGACACCGACCGGTGGGTCGACTACGACACCCCCGAGCTCGCCATCCACCTCACCCAGGACCTGACCGGCACCCCGTTTCTGATCATGACCGGGCCGGAGCCCGACCGGGAGTGGGAGCTGTTCACCGAGGCGCTCGGCATGATCGTCACCCAGCTCAAGGTGGCGAAGCTGGTGACCGTGCACGGCATCCCGATGGGCGTGCCGCACACCCGGCCGCTCGGCTACACCGCCCATCAGAGCCGGCCCGGCCTGGTCGCCGCGCAGCCGAGCCCGTTCGGCAAGGTCCGGGTGCCCGCAGGGCTGGCCGCGCTCATCGAGTTCCGGCTCGGCGCCAAGGGCCACGACACGTTCGGCTTCGCGATCCACGTCCCGCACTACCTGGCCCAGGCCGAGTACCCGGCGGCCGCGGTGACCGCGCTGGAGGCGATCACCCGGAACACCGGCCTGGTCTTCCCCATGGACGGGCTCCGTGAGGCGGCGGCGAAGACCACCGCCGAGATCGAAGAGCAGATCAGCGCCTCGGTCGAGCTGTCCACCGCGATCCGCGGCCTGGAGCAGCAGTTCGACGCCTTCCACGCCGGCGCCGCCCGGCAGGACCAGCAGCCGGAGAACATCCACGTGCCGACCGGCGACGAGCTCGCCGCCCAGTTCGAGGCGTTCCTCGCCGAGCAGGAGGACCGGGACCGGTGA
- a CDS encoding ABC transporter permease — protein sequence MTEGAPGYAPGRTLPLRVEFVRQLRRRRTYVMFGVLLALPWVLLLAFQLGAGPRSRSGLRLSDLATEGGLNFATFSLSVSSNFLLVVAVALFCGDTVASEANWSSLRYLLAAPVPRDRLLRQKLVVALAYSAAAVTALPLMALIAGTLAFGWHDIRVPGTGEVVPAGEALPSFGLAVAYVLVSQLVVASLAFLLSVGTDSPLGAVGGAVGLVIVSMILQAVDALGPIRQFLPTFWSTAWLDVLAPRPEYDSMVKGTVISLSYSVILIALAFRVFRRKDVLS from the coding sequence ATGACCGAGGGCGCCCCCGGTTACGCGCCGGGCCGGACGCTGCCGCTTCGGGTGGAGTTCGTGCGCCAGCTCCGGCGCCGCCGCACCTACGTGATGTTCGGGGTCCTGCTGGCGTTGCCGTGGGTGCTGCTGCTCGCCTTCCAGCTCGGGGCCGGCCCGCGGAGCAGGAGCGGGCTGCGGCTCAGCGACCTCGCCACCGAGGGCGGGCTCAACTTCGCCACCTTCAGCCTGTCGGTGTCCTCGAACTTCCTGCTCGTGGTCGCGGTCGCGCTGTTCTGCGGGGACACGGTGGCGAGCGAGGCGAACTGGTCGTCGCTGCGGTACCTGCTCGCCGCCCCCGTGCCCCGCGACCGGCTGCTGCGGCAGAAGCTCGTGGTGGCGCTCGCCTACTCGGCGGCGGCCGTGACCGCGCTCCCGCTCATGGCCTTGATCGCCGGCACGCTCGCGTTCGGCTGGCACGACATCCGCGTGCCCGGGACCGGCGAGGTCGTGCCGGCGGGCGAGGCGCTTCCTTCGTTCGGCCTGGCCGTCGCCTACGTGCTGGTGAGCCAGCTCGTGGTGGCCTCGCTCGCCTTCCTGCTCTCGGTCGGCACGGACTCACCGCTCGGCGCGGTGGGCGGCGCGGTCGGCCTGGTGATCGTCAGCATGATCCTCCAGGCGGTGGACGCCCTCGGCCCGATCCGTCAGTTCCTGCCCACGTTCTGGAGCACGGCCTGGCTGGACGTCCTCGCCCCGCGGCCGGAGTACGACAGCATGGTCAAGGGCACGGTGATCTCCTTGTCGTATTCGGTGATCCTGATCGCCCTCGCCTTCCGCGTCTTCCGCCGGAAGGACGTGCTGTCGTAG
- a CDS encoding SGNH/GDSL hydrolase family protein, with product MPRPVLRWTTAAIALATAALAVPPAEAQAARESASAARYATPLPAATEIAPHAARGAADRKTERRHLVGAWSAATSRVPAVVGGQTIRMVVRISIGGTEARIRLSNVFGTRPVTFGRVRLGIQRAGARIKPGTNRSVTFGGRKSVTVAPGRAVWSDPIRGRFPRGSDLVISIYVPHTVRDVTGHERAYATTYLSRPGDHTRAESATAFTYTSVQWYFLDRVAVTAPATTRAVVAFGDSLTDGTGQEIDANRRWTDYLSHRLARVSARRRLSVLNAGIAGNRLLEPNVGPSGLSRFRRDALLQPGVRTVVVFIGINDISRGSVTSAQQLIDGYQRLIKAARAKRVRVLGATLTPFGGYATWTPEREEIRQQVNEWIRTSRAFDGVVDFDRAVRDPDAPDRLHPAYDAGDHLHMSDAGRKRLAYALNLRLL from the coding sequence ATGCCACGGCCGGTCCTCCGGTGGACCACGGCCGCCATCGCCCTGGCCACGGCCGCACTGGCGGTCCCCCCGGCGGAGGCGCAGGCGGCGCGGGAGAGCGCGTCCGCCGCACGGTACGCCACCCCCCTGCCGGCCGCCACCGAGATCGCCCCGCATGCGGCGCGCGGCGCCGCGGACCGGAAGACGGAGCGACGGCACCTCGTCGGCGCCTGGTCGGCCGCGACCAGCCGGGTGCCCGCCGTGGTGGGTGGCCAGACGATCCGGATGGTCGTGCGGATCAGCATCGGCGGCACCGAGGCTCGCATCCGGCTGTCCAACGTGTTCGGCACCCGGCCGGTCACGTTCGGGCGCGTCCGCCTCGGCATCCAGCGGGCCGGGGCGCGGATCAAGCCCGGCACGAACCGGTCGGTGACCTTCGGCGGCCGCAAGTCCGTGACCGTGGCCCCCGGCCGCGCGGTCTGGAGCGATCCGATCCGCGGGCGGTTCCCCCGCGGGTCGGACCTCGTGATCAGCATCTACGTCCCGCACACGGTGCGGGACGTCACCGGGCATGAGCGCGCCTACGCGACCACCTACCTGTCCCGGCCCGGCGACCACACCCGGGCGGAGAGCGCCACGGCGTTCACCTACACCAGCGTCCAGTGGTACTTCCTCGACCGGGTCGCGGTGACCGCGCCGGCCACGACCCGGGCGGTGGTGGCGTTCGGCGACTCGCTCACCGACGGCACCGGCCAGGAGATCGACGCCAACCGCCGCTGGACCGACTACCTCAGCCACCGGCTCGCCCGGGTGTCCGCCCGGCGGCGGCTGAGCGTGCTCAACGCCGGCATCGCCGGGAACCGGCTGCTCGAGCCGAACGTCGGCCCGAGCGGCCTGAGCAGGTTCCGGCGGGACGCGCTCCTCCAGCCCGGGGTGCGCACGGTCGTCGTCTTCATCGGCATCAACGACATCTCCCGGGGCTCGGTCACGTCCGCGCAGCAGCTGATCGACGGCTACCAGCGCCTGATCAAGGCGGCGCGGGCCAAGCGCGTCCGGGTGCTCGGCGCGACCCTCACGCCGTTCGGCGGGTACGCCACCTGGACGCCGGAGCGCGAGGAGATCAGGCAGCAGGTCAACGAGTGGATCCGCACGAGCCGCGCGTTCGACGGGGTGGTCGACTTCGACCGGGCCGTGCGCGACCCCGACGCGCCCGATCGGCTCCACCCCGCCTACGACGCCGGCGACCACCTGCACATGAGCGACGCCGGGCGCAAGCGCCTCGCCTACGCGCTCAACCTCCGGCTGCTGTGA
- a CDS encoding alpha/beta fold hydrolase, whose translation MHRMTFARGRRALAAAITLAVLVAGALLWALWPSPRAVAGTDVTITVMDGPAGDQRVRLDATFFPPASGGPAPAVLLAHGFGGSKESVRPTAERLAARGYAVLTWSARGFGRSTGEIALNSPDYEVKDVRQLIDWLAKRPEVRLDAPGDPRVGIAGASYGGAIALMTAAYDARVDAIAPQSTWHDLADALFPDAGGRGPLNGVFKKMWAGIFFGGAGAGAAGGDGDGAAPGRREDAPVGQTGLSGGLPELLGALPEDVAERLVRCGRFHPEICEMYHTVASTGRATKEAVELLRRSSPVSVPGRIRIPTLIIHGQRDSLFPLSHADANALAIAATGAPVEVVWIDGGHDGGDAETDYVFDRTAGWFDRWLRGGTGDGTGAAFTVTRDGGRDPGTRQRVLVHASADRYPGLSGSGRTTVALSGPPQPVANPPGGSPAGISSLPGLGGLLTGGSTASGFALDMPGQAAVFQSEPLARAVRVTGSPSVTLRVHGTGEATLFVKLYESAGSASVLPAGLAAPLRVAATEAGTPVTVTLPAIDHLFEAGSRLRLVVSTTDMAYATPAAPAVHRIALGSPEVTLPVHAALTTPAGGPDWWLWALPVAAVVIAAALLLTGRRGTAAPQGGDTDPELADVPLVIRGLGKRYRNGEQAVADLSFRVERGQVLGLLGPNGAGKTTTLRMLMGLIHPDEGEIRIFGTRVTPGAPVLSRLGSFVEGPGFLPHLSGRDNLELYWRATGRPPGDAHLEEALEIAGLGDALDRPVRTYSQGMRQRLAIAQAMLGLPDLLVLDEPTNGLDPPQIAEMRKVLKAYAERGRTVIISSHLLAEVEQTCSHVVVMHRGRLVSAGPVRELLKRGGPAGAAGAGPRLEDVFLELIGER comes from the coding sequence ATGCACCGCATGACATTCGCGCGCGGACGGCGCGCCCTGGCGGCGGCGATCACCCTGGCGGTCCTGGTGGCCGGTGCGCTGCTGTGGGCGCTGTGGCCCTCCCCGCGGGCCGTCGCCGGGACGGACGTCACCATCACCGTGATGGACGGCCCCGCCGGCGATCAGCGGGTGCGGCTCGATGCGACCTTCTTCCCGCCCGCCTCGGGCGGCCCCGCCCCCGCGGTGCTCCTCGCCCACGGGTTCGGCGGCAGCAAGGAGAGCGTGCGCCCGACCGCCGAGCGGCTCGCCGCCCGCGGCTACGCGGTGCTCACCTGGTCCGCCCGCGGATTCGGCCGCTCCACCGGGGAGATCGCGCTCAACTCCCCGGACTACGAGGTCAAGGACGTCCGCCAGCTCATCGACTGGCTGGCGAAGCGGCCCGAGGTCCGGCTCGACGCCCCCGGCGACCCGCGGGTCGGCATCGCCGGCGCCTCCTACGGCGGGGCCATCGCGCTGATGACCGCCGCCTACGACGCCCGGGTCGACGCGATCGCGCCCCAGTCCACCTGGCACGACCTCGCCGACGCGCTCTTCCCCGACGCGGGCGGCCGGGGCCCGCTGAACGGCGTGTTCAAGAAGATGTGGGCCGGGATCTTCTTCGGCGGCGCCGGCGCCGGGGCGGCCGGCGGCGACGGGGACGGCGCGGCGCCCGGCCGCCGGGAGGACGCGCCCGTCGGGCAGACCGGCCTCTCCGGCGGCCTGCCCGAACTCCTCGGCGCCCTCCCCGAGGACGTGGCCGAGCGGCTGGTGCGGTGCGGGCGGTTCCACCCGGAGATCTGCGAGATGTACCACACGGTGGCGTCGACCGGCCGGGCCACGAAGGAGGCGGTCGAGCTGCTCCGCCGCTCCAGCCCGGTCTCCGTGCCCGGGCGGATCCGGATCCCCACCCTGATCATCCACGGGCAGCGCGACAGCCTCTTCCCGCTCTCCCACGCGGACGCCAACGCCCTGGCGATCGCGGCGACCGGCGCGCCGGTCGAGGTGGTCTGGATCGACGGCGGCCACGACGGCGGGGACGCCGAGACCGACTACGTCTTCGACCGTACGGCCGGCTGGTTCGACCGGTGGCTGCGCGGCGGCACCGGGGACGGGACGGGCGCGGCGTTCACCGTGACCCGGGACGGCGGGCGCGACCCGGGGACCCGGCAGCGGGTGCTGGTGCACGCGTCCGCGGACCGCTACCCGGGCCTGTCCGGCAGCGGACGGACCACCGTGGCGCTCTCCGGCCCGCCGCAGCCGGTGGCGAACCCGCCCGGCGGGTCACCGGCCGGGATCTCCTCGCTCCCCGGGCTCGGCGGCCTGCTCACCGGCGGCTCTACCGCCTCCGGCTTCGCCCTGGACATGCCCGGGCAGGCCGCGGTCTTCCAGTCCGAGCCGCTGGCCCGGGCCGTCCGGGTCACCGGCAGCCCGTCGGTGACGCTCCGGGTGCACGGCACGGGCGAGGCCACGCTCTTCGTCAAGCTCTACGAGTCGGCCGGTTCGGCCTCGGTGCTCCCCGCCGGGCTCGCCGCCCCGCTCCGGGTGGCCGCGACCGAGGCGGGGACGCCGGTCACCGTGACCCTCCCGGCGATCGATCACCTGTTCGAGGCCGGGTCGCGGCTGCGGCTGGTGGTCTCCACCACCGACATGGCGTACGCCACGCCCGCGGCCCCGGCGGTGCACCGGATCGCGCTCGGCTCCCCCGAGGTCACCCTCCCGGTCCACGCGGCGCTCACCACCCCGGCCGGCGGCCCGGACTGGTGGCTGTGGGCGCTGCCGGTGGCCGCGGTGGTCATCGCCGCCGCGCTCCTGCTCACCGGCCGCCGCGGCACGGCCGCGCCGCAGGGCGGCGACACCGATCCGGAGCTCGCCGACGTCCCGCTGGTGATCCGGGGACTGGGCAAGCGGTACCGCAACGGCGAGCAGGCCGTGGCCGACCTGTCGTTCCGGGTGGAGCGGGGCCAGGTGCTCGGCCTGCTCGGCCCCAACGGCGCGGGGAAGACCACCACGCTGCGCATGCTCATGGGGCTCATCCACCCCGACGAAGGCGAGATCCGGATCTTCGGCACCCGGGTGACCCCCGGCGCGCCGGTGCTCTCCCGGCTGGGGTCGTTCGTGGAGGGCCCGGGCTTCCTCCCGCACCTGTCCGGCCGGGACAACCTGGAGCTGTACTGGCGGGCCACCGGCCGGCCGCCCGGGGACGCCCACCTGGAGGAGGCGCTCGAGATCGCCGGGCTCGGCGACGCGCTCGACCGCCCGGTCCGCACCTACTCGCAGGGCATGCGGCAGCGGCTCGCGATCGCGCAGGCCATGCTCGGGCTGCCGGACCTGCTCGTGCTCGACGAGCCCACCAACGGGCTCGACCCGCCGCAGATCGCCGAGATGCGCAAGGTGCTCAAGGCCTACGCCGAGCGGGGCCGTACGGTGATCATCTCCAGCCATCTGCTGGCCGAGGTCGAGCAGACCTGCAGCCACGTGGTGGTGATGCACCGCGGCCGGCTCGTCTCGGCCGGGCCGGTGCGCGAGCTGCTCAAGCGGGGCGGCCCCGCCGGCGCGGCCGGCGCCGGGCCACGGCTGGAGGACGTCTTCCTCGAACTGATCGGAGAGCGGTGA
- a CDS encoding ankyrin repeat domain-containing protein → MDPDLEEFATRLFRLARTGNTEALSAYVDAGVPVNLRNQNGDSLLMLAAYHGHADTVRALLARGADPDLANDRGQTPLAGAVFKKEREVVKALLEAGADLYAGRPSAIETARMFGDPEIIDLLEA, encoded by the coding sequence ATGGATCCGGACCTGGAAGAGTTCGCCACCCGGCTGTTCCGGCTCGCCCGGACCGGCAACACCGAGGCGCTCAGCGCCTACGTGGACGCCGGGGTACCGGTCAACCTGCGGAACCAGAACGGTGACTCACTGCTCATGCTCGCCGCCTACCACGGGCATGCGGACACGGTGCGCGCCCTGCTCGCGCGGGGTGCCGACCCCGACCTCGCCAACGACCGGGGACAGACCCCGCTCGCCGGGGCGGTGTTCAAGAAGGAGCGCGAGGTGGTGAAGGCGCTCCTGGAGGCGGGCGCCGACCTGTACGCGGGCCGCCCCTCGGCGATCGAGACGGCACGGATGTTCGGCGATCCGGAGATCATCGATCTGCTGGAAGCCTGA